The Streptomyces sp. TLI_105 DNA segment CGGAGCGCATCATCGGTACGCCGGATTCAGCAGGGGCCGACGAGACGGCCGCCTCCGACGGGCCCGCGGCCCGCGAGGGGGCCGCGGCCCCGGACGGCGCGTCGGACCACGACGGCACGTCGGCCCCCGACGGTGCGGCCGCTCCCGAGGAGCGGCCCAGGGGCAGGCGCAGGATCGTCGCCCTCTTCGTCGTGGCCGTGCTCGCCTACCTGCTCGACCTCGGCAGCAAGATGCTGGTGGTCGCCGAGCTGGAGGGCCACGAGCCGATCGATCTGATCGGCGACCTGCTGCGGCTCGACGCCATCCGCAACCCGGGCGCCGCCTTCGGCATGGGCGAGGCCTTCACGATCATCTTCACCTGCATCGCGGCCGCCGTGATCGTCGTGATCATCCGGCTTGCGCGGAAGCTCTACAGCCTGCCCTGGGCGATCGCGCTCGGCCTGCTGCTCGGCGGCGCGCTGGGCAACCTCACGGACCGGATCTTCCGCTCGCCGGGCGTCTTCGAGGGCGCGGTGGTGGACTTCATCGCCCCCGCGCACTTCGCCGTCTTCAACCTCGCCGACTCGGCGATCGTCTGCGGCGGCATCCTGATCGTCATCCTGTCGTTCCGGGGCCTGGACCCCGACGGCACCGTCCACAAGGACTGAGCCCGACCCCGGCGGAAGACAGAGTGTCTTCCGCACAAGGCATACTCGACGGGTGAGTACGAGTCCCGAGATCCGCACGCTGCCCGTTCCCGATGGCCTGGAGGGCGAGCGCGTCGACGCCGCCATCGCCCGTATGTTCGGGTTCTCCCGTACGAAGGCGGCCGAGCTGGCCGCCGAAGGGAAGGTCCAGGTCGACGGCTCCGTCGTCGGCAAGTCCGAGCGGGTCAGCGGCGGTGCGTGGCTCGAGGTCGAGATGCCGGGCGCGCCCGCGCCCGTGCAGGTGGTCGCCGAGCCCGTCGAGGGCATGGAGATCGTCCACGACGACGACGACATCGTCGTGATCATGAAGCCGATCGGCGTCGCCGCGCACCCCAGCCCCGGCTGGACCGGCACCACGGTCATCGGCGGCCTCGCCGCCGCCGGGTACCGCATCTCCACCTCCGGCGCCGCCGAGCGCCAGGGCATCGTGCACCGCCTCGACGTCGGCACCTCCGGTCTGATGGTGGTCGCCAAGTCGGAGTACGCGTACACCTCGCTCAAGCGCCAGTTCAAGGAGCGCACGGTCGACAAGCGCTACCACGCGCTGGTCCAGGGCCACCCGGACCCGATGAGCGGCACCATCGACGCGCCGATCGGCCGGCACCCGAACCACGACTACAAGTGGGCGGTCACCGCCGACGGCAAGCCCTCCGTCACGCACTACGACCTCATCGAGGCGTACCGCTCGGCCTCGCTGCTCGACATCAAGCTGGAGACGGGCCGCACCCACCAGATCCGGGTGCACATGTCCGCCCACCGCCACCCCTGCGTCGGCGACCTCACCTACGGCGCCGACCCGACGCTCGCCAAGCGCCTCGGCCTGACCCGGCAGTGGCTGCACGCCGTCCGCCTCGGTTTCGAGCACCCGGGCGACGGGTCCTGGGTCGAGTTCGCCAGCACCTACCCCGAGGACCTGCAGAAGGCCCTGGACAGGATCGCGGCGGAGAGCCGGTGACCGCCTCGTACAGCGTCCGCGAGGCGCTCGGGACCGAGGACCGGGAGGCCTGCTTCGCGGTCCGCCGCGA contains these protein-coding regions:
- the lspA gene encoding signal peptidase II, with protein sequence MAEAERIIGTPDSAGADETAASDGPAAREGAAAPDGASDHDGTSAPDGAAAPEERPRGRRRIVALFVVAVLAYLLDLGSKMLVVAELEGHEPIDLIGDLLRLDAIRNPGAAFGMGEAFTIIFTCIAAAVIVVIIRLARKLYSLPWAIALGLLLGGALGNLTDRIFRSPGVFEGAVVDFIAPAHFAVFNLADSAIVCGGILIVILSFRGLDPDGTVHKD
- a CDS encoding RluA family pseudouridine synthase, whose protein sequence is MSTSPEIRTLPVPDGLEGERVDAAIARMFGFSRTKAAELAAEGKVQVDGSVVGKSERVSGGAWLEVEMPGAPAPVQVVAEPVEGMEIVHDDDDIVVIMKPIGVAAHPSPGWTGTTVIGGLAAAGYRISTSGAAERQGIVHRLDVGTSGLMVVAKSEYAYTSLKRQFKERTVDKRYHALVQGHPDPMSGTIDAPIGRHPNHDYKWAVTADGKPSVTHYDLIEAYRSASLLDIKLETGRTHQIRVHMSAHRHPCVGDLTYGADPTLAKRLGLTRQWLHAVRLGFEHPGDGSWVEFASTYPEDLQKALDRIAAESR